Proteins from one Oncorhynchus masou masou isolate Uvic2021 chromosome 12, UVic_Omas_1.1, whole genome shotgun sequence genomic window:
- the LOC135549295 gene encoding C5a anaphylatoxin chemotactic receptor 1-like: MNSSSNSSFNSTWIPGGVVSGHLILSIIMGLCCVLGLPGNIAVLVVILRRSSRRLNFTLCLMLNLASSDILCMAMVPVLIYNILYNWTLGRAACKLATFLLYFSQCCNVLTVTLLGVHRYLQVLYPQMWNRLGRKGEAVLFLALWGLAGALTAPAVATRDVVDGWPHCQRHTGSDAERFAVLVLETVLCFVVPFSVLVTTYCRLHWRVNQTVLFSSAKMTWLVISVVVAFFILWIPVNIVKVLAIACIVLQTSHPEVSDALWSHGNKLVHVALCFMVINCCLDPFLYAFASRRIREQPKSSSRGKNRMQVTNI, from the coding sequence ATGAACTCCTCCAGCAACTCCAGCTTCAACTCCACTTGGATTCCGGGTGGCGTGGTTTCGGGCCACCTGATATTGAGCATCATCATGGGGCTGTGCTGTGTTCTAGGCCTCCCTGGTAACATAGCTGTCCTGGTGGTCATCCTGCGCCGCTCGTCCCGACGCCTCAACTTCACCCTGTGCCTCATGCTCAACTTGGCTTCCTCTGACATCCTGTGCATGGCCATGGTTCCTGTGTTGATCTACAATATCCTGTACAACTGGACTCTGGGCCGTGCTGCATGCAAATTAGCCACCTTCCTGCTCTACTTCAGCCAGTGTTGTAACGTGCTAACGGTTACACTACTCGGTGTCCATCGCTACCTCCAGGTGCTCTACCCGCAGATGTGGAACAGGCTTGGGCGCAAGGGGGAGGCGGTGCTGTTCCTGGCACTTTGGGGGCTCGCCGGTGCTCTGACTGCCCCCGCCGTTGCCACTCGCGATGTGGTTGATGGCTGGCCCCATTGCCAGCGACACACTGGCTCCGATGCTGAAAGATTTGCTGTCCTCGTCTTGGAGACAGTTTTATGTTTCGTGGTCCCGTTCTCTGTGCTTGTCACGACCTACTGCCGCCTCCACTGGCGGGTTAACCAGACGGTGCTGTTCAGCAGTGCCAAAATGACGTGGCTGGTCATCAGTGTGGTGGTCGCCTTCTTCATCCTCTGGATCCCTGTGAACATTGTCAAAGTGTTAGCTATCGCCTGCATTGTGCTGCAGACATCCCATCCAGAGGTGTCAGATGCGCTGTGGAGCCACGGAAACAAGCTAGTGCATGTCGCCCTGTGCTTTATGGTTATTAACTGCTGCCTGGACCCCTTCTTGTACGCCTTTGCCTCGCGGAGGATCCGTGAGCAGCCCAAGTCGTCGTCGAGGGGCAAAAACAGGATGCAGGTCACAAATATCTGA